AGTCGAGGCATGGTGCAAGAGCAGAAACAATCTGAATGCCAAGATCAATTGGCATTTCACCATAGATGACGCCAGGGTAAAATTGAGACGCCTTTATCCGTCAATCATTACGTGACATGACACTAGTTTATCGGCCTGACGGCCTGACTTTGTCCCACAACTCCAGGCACCCTTTGCCTGTTCTTGTGAAGGGAAACAAAGCGTGAACTCTCTGCAGGCTTCCAGGCATTCGTGAGTGTATCGGGCGTGACCAACGGAGATGGCGATCATCGGTGGCTGCAGACAGGTGAAAGTCCACCAGGAGAGGCCCATCACGTTGGGCTTTCCTTCCTTGCCTAAAGTGACAACCAGCGTGTATGGATAGGGTGAGCCCAGTTCGATGGCGGTATTCAAATTCACCTCTTGCATCTGCTCCTCCCTCTCAGATCGTCTTCATTCCGCAGTAATCTTGCCCAAAGAACCGGAGACCGCGATAGCACCTGCTAGGAAAGCTGTGCTGCCAGATAGTTTTGGATCCCCATCTGGCGTATTTGATCAAATTGCTGCTCGATGGTGTCGATATGGCTTTCCTCGTCCTTGAGAATCGACTCAAACAGTTCCCGGCTTCCGTTGTCTCCGAGTTCTACCGCCAGCCGAATGCCATCATTATATGACTTGATTGCGCCATCCTCAAGAATCCAATCGTTTTTGTGTTGGGGTTCAATCTCCGGGCCGATATGAATCTTCTTCAGATTACTTACGATGGGCCACCCTTCAAGGAAGAGAATGCGCTCGATGAGTCTTTCTGCGTGTTTCATCTCGTCGATGGCGCGTTTCTGAGCCACTTTATGCAGATGGTCGTATCCCCAGTTGGCGCACATTTCCGCATGGACCATATATTGACTGATGGCCGTGAGCTCGTCAGACAGCAGATCATTCAGCTTCTCGATTACCGTATCATTCCCTTTCATTCTTCCTCCTTCAAACGGGCAAGCTCAAGCGTTGATCTTCCAGACAACTGCGTCCTGAAC
Above is a window of Dehalococcoidia bacterium DNA encoding:
- a CDS encoding flavin reductase, giving the protein MQEVNLNTAIELGSPYPYTLVVTLGKEGKPNVMGLSWWTFTCLQPPMIAISVGHARYTHECLEACREFTLCFPSQEQAKGAWSCGTKSGRQADKLVSCHVMIDG
- the bfr gene encoding bacterioferritin; the encoded protein is MKGNDTVIEKLNDLLSDELTAISQYMVHAEMCANWGYDHLHKVAQKRAIDEMKHAERLIERILFLEGWPIVSNLKKIHIGPEIEPQHKNDWILEDGAIKSYNDGIRLAVELGDNGSRELFESILKDEESHIDTIEQQFDQIRQMGIQNYLAAQLS